A segment of the Actinomycetes bacterium genome:
TTTAAAAGGAGGAAGATGTGAGGCCTGCAAGGGCGACGGGATGATAAAGATAGAGATGCATTTTCTTCCGGATATTTATGTACCCTGCGAGGTCTGCAAGGGAAAGAGGTATAACCGGGAAACCCTGGAGATTAAATACAAAGGGAAAAATATTGACCAGGTATTGAACATGACCATAGAAGAAGCCCTGGGCTTTTTTAAAAACATTCCCCGCATAGCCAATAAGCTGAAGGTAATAAATGATGTGGGACTTGGCTATATCCAGCTGGGCCAGTCGTCCACCACTCTTTCCGGCGGCGAAGCCCAGAGGGTTAAGCTGGCAACCGAGCTTTCCAAAAGGAGCACCGGCAGCACTCTGTATCTGCTGGACGAGCCAACTACCGGCCTGCATTTTGATGACATAAACAAGCTGTTAAAGGTTTTAAACCGGCTGGTGGATGCCGGAAATACGGTTCTGGTTATAGAGCACAACCTTGATGTTATTAAAAATGCTGACCATATTATTGATCTGGGGCCCGAGGGGGGAGATAAAGGCGGAAATATTGTGGCAGAGGGAAGCCCCGAACAGCTGGCATTACACCCTGATTCCTATACCGGTAGTTTCTTAAAAAAACATGTTAAGGACAATCTGGAAAAAACCAAAGTGTAGGCATGGAACACGGGAAATTAAAAAAAATTCTGGATATCCTTCCCCATAAACCTGGAGTTTATCTGTTTAAGGATGAGTCAGGCAAAATTATATATGTGGGTAAAGCCAAAGATATCAACAAACGGGTGAGGAGTTATTTTACCCATAAAAAGGATCAGGACCTTCCGGTTTCCAGGATTAATGTGTTTTTTCACCGGGTAAAAAAAATAGATTATATCGTTACGGATAATGAGGTGGAGGCTCTGGTACTGGAGAGCAGCCTCATCAAGAAAAACCACCCCCGTTACAATGTAGACTTAAAGGATGATAAATCTTATCCGTTTATGGTTATTACAGAAAATGAAAAGTACCCCCGCCTGTTTCTTACCCGCAACCGCAATATCAAAGGAGCCAGGTATTTTGGGCCCTATACCAATGTGCGCCCGGCCAGGAATGTTCTGGAAACCTTGAGGAAATCATTTAAGGTCAGGGACTGCAGGCAGCCCCGGCCGGGCAAAAACAACCAGGGGCCCTGCTTAAATTACCATATCAGCCTGTGTTCGGCTCCCTGCATAGGAAAGATAAGCGAAAAGGAATACCGCCAGAATATTGAGTACATAAGCATGTTTTTAAAAGGCAAGAGCAGCATAGTGGCAGACAGGGTATTAAAGGATATGGAAAGGCATGCTAAAAATCAGGAGTTTGAAAAAGCGGCAGAATTAAAAAATATACTGAACAATATCCAGAGCATATACCAGCAGCAGAAAATAATGCTCCAGTCAGGCAAGATATGGGATGTGCTGGGGGTATGCAAGCAGGGCGGCTCGGCTGCCATCAGTTTTTTTTCTTACAGGGACGGAGAGCTGGCGGTGGTAAACAATTTCCTTATAAGTAATACCCAGTATATGGGCTACAGTGATATAATTTCTGGTTTTATAACCAGGTATTATGAGGGCATCAACAATATGCCCGCGGTAATTTATGTCCCCCGGGACTTTGAGGGCATGGAGGCATTAATGGATTGGCTCAAGGGCCAGAAGGGAAAAAATATTGAGATAAAGGTTCCCCGGCGGGGAGAGAAGAAAAAGATTATGGATATGGCCAACCGTAATGCCCGGCTGTACATGGAGAAGAAGAAATTTGAAAAGGACAGCGGACACAGCAGGCTGTACAATGAACTGTTAAAGTTAAGGAAGGTGCTGGAACTCAGAAATATCCCCAGGCGTATGGAATGTTATGATATTTCCAACCTGGGCCAGAGTTTTGCTGTGGGCTCCATGGCGGTTTTTGTAGACGGCAGCCCGGTAAAGGAGAACTACCGGCATTTCAAGATCAGGGAGATAGGGGGCCAGGATGATTATGCCATGCTGGGGGAAGTGCTGGCCAGGAGGCTGGCTTATCTGGAACATGACCGGATGGATATAGAAAACAGTTTCTATATTGCTCCCGATATGATTATTATTGATGGCGGAAAAGGTCAGTATAACCGGGCCCTGGAGGTTTTAGAAAGGGAAAAAGCGGCAGGCATTGACCTTATCAGCATAGCTAAAAAAGAGGAGATAATTTTCAGCAGGAGTTACCCTGAAGGCATAAAGCTGGACCTGGACAGCCCCTATATGAGGATAATTACCAATATAAGGGATGAGGCCCAT
Coding sequences within it:
- the uvrC gene encoding excinuclease ABC subunit UvrC, which encodes MEHGKLKKILDILPHKPGVYLFKDESGKIIYVGKAKDINKRVRSYFTHKKDQDLPVSRINVFFHRVKKIDYIVTDNEVEALVLESSLIKKNHPRYNVDLKDDKSYPFMVITENEKYPRLFLTRNRNIKGARYFGPYTNVRPARNVLETLRKSFKVRDCRQPRPGKNNQGPCLNYHISLCSAPCIGKISEKEYRQNIEYISMFLKGKSSIVADRVLKDMERHAKNQEFEKAAELKNILNNIQSIYQQQKIMLQSGKIWDVLGVCKQGGSAAISFFSYRDGELAVVNNFLISNTQYMGYSDIISGFITRYYEGINNMPAVIYVPRDFEGMEALMDWLKGQKGKNIEIKVPRRGEKKKIMDMANRNARLYMEKKKFEKDSGHSRLYNELLKLRKVLELRNIPRRMECYDISNLGQSFAVGSMAVFVDGSPVKENYRHFKIREIGGQDDYAMLGEVLARRLAYLEHDRMDIENSFYIAPDMIIIDGGKGQYNRALEVLEREKAAGIDLISIAKKEEIIFSRSYPEGIKLDLDSPYMRIITNIRDEAHHFAVSYHRKLRGKHMVWSILDEIKGIGPRKKRYINQHAGSVDELRGYSIEKLMNIKGISYRDALNIYNYFHK